ttaggtcctgctcctggctctttcatcctcctccccctgcacacaaggacaccgtatatcggctctgcgtgAAAACAAACATCATGTCCTGGTCATTTAAACCATCGGGAGATCTATACCTCAATTCAAAGATCCACTTAGCTTCCCTGTTTAACAACTTTTTTCTACGATCACCACCTTTTAATGGATGACACATCCCCTAGATACCCTTAAAGAAAATGAACTTACATCACTTTCATGGACGTTATAAAGTACGGGAAAGCTGTAGAGGCGTATGGATGGCCAGCACGATTAACATCTGAGAGGTGTTGGGCTTTCAGTGGACATCCTGCAGGTTACAAGCTGAACATGTTATCAAACAGACAATGTTAGAATGTTACAATTAATGGAATTCTGGGTATTATAAACTTTCTTTGTTGGTTTTGCAAAACTACATTCTTTACAAATAGAACGGCAGCAACGATAAcaacctactgtacactcatCAGCCACGTATTACTACTAGTCCAACTGACAAGCAGAATATTGCCAATAGTGGAAGTCTTCCTGCAAACTTATGTTCCAAGATACAATGTAGTTTACTGTCTTCATGTAAATAATGCACGTTTTTTTAATGATGTTAACAATTTCATTATAAGGATTATTGTAAACGgtagaaaaaactttttattgattATCATTaaatttatataattaatatacctATTTTCTCTGAACTCTTTTTTATCACTtattaaggctacctacacacgggcgagcacaATATTAAGTAGCAGTCTACCCACTTTAATGCCATTTTTCATGCCCTGAACCACTTTGGCCCGGGCTAAACACAACTGTATTTGATGTGAGGCATCACCCTCTGTATTAGATCAGTGGCCcaaatgcatttaaaggggttgtcccgcgccaaaacgggttttttttttttttttaaacccccccccccccccccgttcggcgcgagacaaccccgatgcaggggttaaaaaaacaacccgcacagcgcttacctgaatcccggcggtccggcgtcttcatactcacctgctgaagatggccgccgggatcctctgtctccgtggaccgcagggcttctgtgcggtccattgccgattccagcctcctgattggctggaatcggcacgtgacggggcggagctacacggagccggcattctgcacgagcggccccatagaagactgcagaagacccggactgcgcaagcgcggctaatttggccatcggagggcgaaaattagtcggctccatgggaacgaggacgccagcaacggagcaggtaagtataaaactttttataacttctgtatggctcataattaatgcacaatgtacattacaaagtgcattaatatggccatacagaagtgtatagacccacttgctgccgcgggacaacccctttaaccctttaaatcataCTTCGGGGTGCCCACTTTAAAGCCTATTTTTGAACcaattctactttttttttttacagtttcgaGCTATGTTCCCTCCCTGCCATATAATTCATTATTAAAGTAAGTTCTCCTCATATATGCACATGGAAATAAACCAAAAGCCATGTATTGTGAATAAGAAACTGCAGAGCAAATGCTTCTGTGACTGATATTCTACCACACAGTATGTGCAGCCATGGCTGATACACTGTTACGGAATCTCTGGGAACAGCCGAGCATTCGCTGACTGCTCTCTCCTCAAGTAGGGCTTACCTTGCCCAATTTAAAGATGGCTGCTAGGAGACTTCCTGCTGTCTCCCAGTGACGTAGACGGAGGCGGAACGTTTCTATGGTAACTGCAGTACACTGAGCCGGTGCGGGAGCATGGAGGGTGAACTACGGGAATATTTCCGCGCGGCGTTCGAGGAGCAGCTGCTGGTGTGAGCTTGGCCGCCATTCCTGGGGAGGGTCTCTACGGGGGGCGGTGAGGGCAATCAGCTGTTCCGCGGACCCTCTGGGGTTAATCATTCCCCTCCAGCAGTGGAGGAGCTGCAGAGATAACGGCACATTGTGACCCGTACTTTCAGGGGAGTCCCTTCAGCCTTACTGCGAATCATCTACCAGGAGGTACAGCCAGAGCAAAGGATCGGGCGTGCTGAAATCCTGCATGCACGATCCTGCATTTCTCAGTACAGCCATGTGGGCAGTCTGCAGCCCCCATAAACAGAACATCATTGGTCCCTCATACCAATATGGGCGGGATCATCGCCTTACGCTTTACATCTATCTCAAccgctttaaaaaaaagtgtcaaaaaaaggcGCAGATTGAAGCCATCaaatatgttaaccccttaatgattcaGGCGTGTCTTATTTTCTCTATTTTTGGTTTCTACTCCCCACTTTCAGAAATCGTAACTTATTTTCCGCCAACGAATCTGTTTGGCGCGGGCcgtgttgtatttttcagttgtACTTTCTGATGaaccctataatgtactgaaaaagttttaaaaatgtgGAGTGAAAAAGATGCGATTGGGGCACCTTTGGTGGGTATTGGTTATACATCATGCACTCTGCGGTGACACAATAACTGTATTCTGCGGTCCGTACCATTCCATGATGActaattcatttatttttttgctatactacttttggAAAATAGCCTTTAAACTTATTTTCAGCGCCatttttctgactgccataacttacatttttctaatctttCCATCAATGGGATTGTGTGAGGGTTCACTTTTTTTGTAGTTCCTATTGGTAGTATTTAGGAGTACACATaaccttttgattgctttttattaaatttcttcTTGAAGACGAGTTGACTAAAAAAGTaaattctggcgttgtgtatcTATTTTATTTCTTCCTGTCGATGTACACCGTGAGGGATAAATGTCATTTTCACCAGatttttaggctggggtcacaggaCGGAATTTCAGTGGAATTCTCCTGGAATGGTTGCACCGAAAAAacgcgagaattccgctggaaaagcgcagcttcaaaacttgcGGCCTTTAGCGTCGGCGTTCcgttgtggctttctctccccatagagaggagagaggccactgcggaaaatagaaaagaattgacatgctgcgggatTGAATTCCTCGCCGCATGTCACTTTTCGTGCGGTttggccgcaacggattggctgcagcatgtggatgagatttaggctccaggattaggagccgtgaGCGGAATTGACGTCCGGACTTTTTGCATGGATATTCTGCGTCAATTCTGCCTCGTGTGATTCCAGCCTTTTAGATACCAAATATgtcttgtttttttattattattattataaataagGGAAGGGGgggtaaacttttaatattttatatttttttataataaaaaaaataaaccttttgttttcttttagttTCCATGGGGGATTTTAACATATAATCGTTTGTTTGCTTGTGCCATATACTgaaatacttcagtactgcagtctATGGCATTTCTGCAGAAAATCTATTAATACCTGTTGCAGACACATTAACCCCACATACCTATGATGTATAAATACGTCCTGGGGGTTAAAAAATGTGCGCCATTCTAAGAGACAATATCCTGATGCAATGAGAAGGAAGAGCAGTATGTCTGATATGCTGAGCCTCATCTATCATGCCACCTGTGCCAATTTGCTACAATTTGCCCCATTTTCAATGACTGATAAACACTTGTATCCTACAGCACTACTGATCAGTCTGCCCATTACGTTTTATTTGTGGGTCAGTAAAGCACCGGTATGGAACCCATTATATTGCCCGCTGCTTCCCTGCAAGCACCTTCACAAAATATAGGATCTCCTTGCAGATCCAACTAGGCAGAGCTGAATTGTCCCGTATGATTTGTGCCGTTCAGTTTAGTCAACTTCTGTACTTCAAAAGTAGTGTAAAGTTTCCCCAGTGGAGCAATACTTCCATCCCGAGCCTGGTGCCAGTCTGCATTGCTGAATGGGTAACACAAGTATGTATTTGTGGCGCAGGGGCCAGAAGATGCCAGTTGGTGTTTGTGGCTGGGCTTATAATAGTGCTATAATAGAGGATAACGTTAAGTCTTGGTGTAGTAATGGGATATTGGTCTTCTTTTCAAGGCGAATGCCAGAGCGAGAGGATGACTTCCTGACCCCAGCTACAAGACTTCTGGAGAAGAAGCGGGAGATGATTGAAGTTGAACAAGCCTTAAACACCCAAAAAGAGGTCAATCCcatatttctccttttttttttctctatacagACACAAGAGTTGCCATAAATCTAGTTGACACATCAGTAGTCTGTATAGTAGAACTCTTATCCCTCCTTCACAGGACCGCATGCGTTGTTACGTTCGCCCATAAGCAGTGTATATACGCATGAATGAATTTTTGACACGATcgagtcctgatcttaattagcgtatttAAATCCATTTACATGGGGCGCTGCTGtgtgaatgttaaaaaaatggtttttttttaacaatccaAAATATCTGCagaaatccggttgtgtgaataagccctgaggggggtttcacatctgtgctggggattccacttttctgctcctttcatgaagcaggaaaggggaatccccgcggccaaACAGCTCCATCTATagacggaactgaacagtgcgGGGCTAaactccattgactatagtggGCTCTGCCTGCTTTCCGCCCCGCTGCTCAACTTTTGGACAAAAGAATAAGTGCTGCatttccggtattttcagccgcatTTGTGAACCACAGATCCAGCTCACAATACTGGAAGAAAAGGCGCTGCATTCAGCGCTTTTCCTTCcatctaaaagccgggcagctgagcggaaaccgaacggaccacgttatagtcaatggtgtccatccggcgctgttcagttctatCCTTATATGCTAACAACTTGCTGTAGCGTCTTTCTCCAGTGACTATTCGGCGATAGTTGTCTTATGTAAACCCACCCTTAGGGCACACTCGCACACGGCGACAGCAAAACGCCACGCTTTTGATCACTGCATTCTGTCGCGATTTTTATCTGCGTTTTCGAACGCAGGTTACggtgtttgacagcgctttttaacgcaccccatcattgtgatgggcgatGAAGTGCGTTAAAAAGCGTGAAAATGagccaaaatagagcagataggTCTCGAAAATCAAATTCAAGCGCAGGTCTGCAAGGcccgattgaaatcaattgggAGTGTTGTACCACGTTGTTCAAAACGCCGTGGTACAGTAATTGCGGTAAGAATCACATGTCTGAGAGTGGCCTTGTAAGATGCCTCATGTTGTCTCACTGTGTCTGACAGGAATTTCAGATGAAGGCGGAGAGTCTGCAGCAGCGCCGTGCAGAACTGGAGCACAAAGAGGAGAAACTCAAGGATTCCTTGTTCAAGTTTGATAAGTTCCTGAAGGTGAGGCAGCGGCCGCTCTACTCTATAGATTGCTGTGAAGACATTCACATTGAGATTCTTATTCTTTGAAGCATGAAGTCTCATTtatcaaaatacaaaaaaaagccgGTCCTGTTGGCCATAAATCCGCAGGGAGATGTGATTGATTACATTttgttacacatttttaggaaCGGAGGTCCAGTAGGGCAGATTAATGTATTTACACTTGAATATCTGTATTTAGGAAGCTTCTTGTACATTCATAGAAAACTGGAAGGAGTTTCAGAGTTGCTCAGAACTTTTGACCTGCCATCTTTTTTGTGCGGatctttggatgcggaaatcaaatcgcagcatgctctatttcagtgccgttcccgcacggacagcttccattgaagccaatggaagccgtccaatccacagcccgtccgcagctgacactgcagacgggctgcggggaaagcaggagtttaaaaaaggaaaaaaaaaaactctactgcgcatgtgcgccggacggcgcttccgcacacatccgcagtaaagaagaaaagaagacccggacaggtaagcagagtcctcggccgcgggcagggtcggattccgcttcaGGCTatcacatgtggaatccaacccacccatgcacatgaggccttaggagtgTAGATCCGCTTGCGAGAGGACATTTTAGCGCTCCATCCAGAGCACAAGTACGTCATGCTCTTCGAAGGGTTAAAATGTAGGAGCCCACAGTGTAAGATTGTTTTAATCGTGTTAAAGTGGAATCTGAATAAATCGCCATTTATTTTGACACTTGACTCTGTGATGAAATAATAAGGTGGCCTCATCTCAATAGTCACGGGATTCGGGAAGTTCAACCAAAAGCAAACCCCTCCTCCTATGGTTTTCATTATTCATTGTATATAATGTTCCAGGATAAAGTAGTGATCTTGAACATGTGCGGCGGATGTCACCACGGGGTTAAAGAAAATGAATGTAGATTAGCACTACTCATAGATAATAGCTTAAATGCACTTTGAAAGCCCATAAGTGGACATCCACTACAGAAACTCCAGGGATTTGCTTATGActttttgtttaaccctttgcaatccaattttggactcagggtttcctataggggttttctctttctgccattatacaatggcgccatctaccggctagagccagtactgcggtatgggacatgccggagaggcccacgactacagagcggccagtaacatacagtaagaataccctgccggacgtcttccgacatcggagctgtacagccttcaatcagaatgtctgaagacggcagatagtggattggaaagggttaagataaaaGTTGGGGTCTAAGAATCCTTTTTCGATTTGTGTTGCCTTAGATATTCTGAATCCTGCTCATACTTGGCTGAAGTAATGGAGGAAAGCACTGGTATTTCCTGACCGAATATTATTGCTTCCTGATGCCTAAAGCAGCCCTGCTATAGCATTCCTATAGGGAATCTGTATAGGTATACAGAGGGCAGAGTCACCATGTCTGTCAGGACAGTAGAACTTCTAGGAGGTTGTCAAATCTGGCCACATAGAGAGCAGTGTATACATATTGGTGAAATTCAcactgtacacttttttttttctaggaaaATGACTCAAAACGAAAGCGTGCGCTACGTAAAGCAGGTGACGAGCGGCACCTGGCCACACAGAAGGAGCGAGAAGCAATACGTTTACAGGCTGAGAACATACGGCTGCAGACCCGTAAGGAGAAGCTGCGACACCGCCAGGAGAAGAATAACCTGTATCAACACTACCTGCAGACGGTGTTGGAGCGGACTGAAGAGGTAAGGAGACCATTTAAAGCCTTTATGTATGCAGTAATCCAGTGCAGGCCAGTGAGTGCGCAAGATATTTCTTCTGTCCGTAGGAATATAGCGAACGAACATACGTGCAATCACCATTGTAATACACGGCATAGTCAGGTTTGAACTTAGGACCCAACTGCTGTGCTATAATGGGAAGGTTACAGCACACTAGCTTATTTGGGATCTATGTTGTATGGATGGCAGATATACTGCCCACAATATTATACAGGTGGAATCCTATATTCCTCTGGAGGAAAATAAAGCTAGCAAAGTAGAGGCAATAGGTAAATTAATTAAAAGGAATTCTGTAATGAAGCACACAAGCTGATAAACATGTCATTTCAGGTGACTCTTCAGTATAAGttgctgtgtgtgtacatgaggcgTAGCACTATTTCTGTCCGTTATATTACCTGTGTATGGCATTTTTTACCAGTAAGTTTTCCCCCTGATCACTACTTCTCAGtttcccctgagctggtgggtgaggACAAGCTGCTATGATGTGTCTTGCTCACAGTACACacggagaagaggagatcctgctcccctatctcacTGTAGCATATCCTCCGAAGCAGTAGcacggaggacattatacagaagTCTAGCTATGAATCCAGTACTGCGGTGGGATAACTGATATAATAGTACTAGCAGCAGCGTCTGTAGGTTTCTGCCTCTCTTTCGCTATGCAGTTATTTCCTCCTCCATAGACTTGTaaaggcagcatgtaacctgatcCCTTAGTGAATTGGTACATTTCGAGTcaaattttagcaatatttcagaGTGAGTAAATAGTTTGGAGAAAGGGGATGACAACTGTCATAGTGCTTTGGGTCCCAGTGGGGTGCGGACATGATGTGAAGAGAAGTCATCGGCAACAAAGGAAGGCTTCTTCTCTTCACAGCACCGGGGGAGAAGTGGCAGAGAAGGCAGCAGGAATATCAGTTATTGGGGACATATGCATGtatagcaataaaataaaaagcagcaATTATTAATAAAGTGTGATATGGAGTTATCACTACACATGCCGGGGAAGAAGGAAGATCCTTAATGTGTAATGCAGCTAGCTGAAGATGGATTTTCCTAGCGATGACTTTTCCCAGTTGCATAACTGAATAGGGGTTTTCTAGTAAAAATGTGTGATTGCAATATATTACAAAAATGTTTATAGTCCCCTATTCTGTACATCACACCAAAAAAAATTTTAACCGACGGTTGCGCTTTAACATCCGCTATAAATCTGGAAAACATCTGAAACGGATGGGTCGTGctgcatggattttttttttctgctgctgatgCTTTGAGTTTGTTAAACCCCGTTTACTGCAttgcacagtgcagatttttgGTCCAGGTTCTGCATCCAAAATCTAGTAGATTGTATGGGAACGGTCCCTAGAGCGAGCCTGCGGGCCGAGGTGTTCAAGTTGGTAATCATTATAAAATCTAACAGaatttttttcagaaaaaattaaatgtattcTTCAGTAATACCAAACCATAAACACGCCGTACGTTTTCTCTAGTTTCAGGAAGTTCAGGAGATGATTGATCGGTTTAACACTTTAATGGCTACACAAGAAAAGTTGCTGAAGCGGGAGCTGGAGCACCAGGAGAGGATTGAGAGGGAACGGGCGCAATTGCTTCACTACCAGGAAGAGGCACACAGTCAGATCCTGGAGTTCAATAATCAGATAGCAGATCTGCAGGGAAGGCTGGAAGGTGCAGGAGCTGTGGTTCTCGAATGGGTGAGTATGCTACCctgttccccccaaaataagccctaccctaattttcaaggaggtttgaaatataagcgctaCCTCCCAAATAagtcctagttacactacattaaaaatatatatatattttacttaacaggctcagtccaggtccctcccactgctctgtaGAGCCCTGACGTGCttcccacagtcctcagccactcatgcaacatcacttcctgattacggaattcataaatcctacctccaggaagcgatggctgtgattgcttcttcgaccgctgctcagctaatcaatgcagcgctggatgaaccaatgcgatggctgtgattggacacagctcagccaattcataaatcccgcctctacaatgcaatggctgtcgATTGGCTTAGCAGCGGTGGATAAACCAGTCGAAGCCATCGAAGAGGTTCATCCCGCACTGCATTGTTTGGCTGAGCatcagtcaaagaaccaatcacagccatcgcttcttggaggcgggatttatgatgttgtatgagcggctaAGGACTGCAGGAATCGtgttggagctctggagagcagcgggagggacctggaccgagcctgctaggtaagtattgtaaGACCTAGTACCTCCTTTctggcaaaaattaatgtaagactgAGTCTTATTTTCGAGAAAACACTCTAATATCTTGCGGCTGATTTTATTACACAATGCACTTCTATGCAGCAGAGTGTATTCACCGTTACCCCTTATGCACGTGATTATAGTCAACATTTGTTATACTTTGAGATAACTTGCAACTTTTTtgtaggttttttgtttttttcttacatttgccAGCAGCATAATTACAAGTCACAAGGATTTTTCATTTGATAGAAAGCGTGGCGCACATGATATGACATGTAATATTTCCCTAAAGCATTTCTCAGGGTTTTGACAATAGAGGTCACACTGAGAATAACTGTAGTGTGCCGAAGATAGCACTAATACAAAAAGCTGTCTCATCATGTATTGTGTAATATTGTACCCTGCAGGGTGCCCAGCCTTTTCAGAATGTAAATCAGAACTACCATGCAATTGATTATGACCAGGGACCCAATTCTCAGCATTAACCGGCTTGTATGGCGTTTTCTTGGGATATCATTATTCATAGTATTTCCGTTATTATTTAAACTTTAGCTCTTaaggccccatacacattagactttagTCATCCGAAGTCGCCAATTTCAGTGGGACTAGATGACTGTTCAATGTGTATGGGGGAGAGGCCTCTCAATGTATCCCCAACAGATGTTGTCGGAGGAAGGAAGGATTGGGCGCGTTGAATTTCAGCAACTGATCCTTTTGCCCCCCCCTGAAGATAAGCCACCGCCGGAGGCGTCTGGCTGCGAGTTTTTTCGTAAACCGCATGAATGCTTGGCCAAATGTATTTGGGGGATGGGGGAAATAGCTGTTGGCCGAATGAATATCCAGCCAACAGGTATTGAACGTGTATGTGTATGGGGACTGTTGAGGTGACCATACACCTTAGATACCAGTCTTCTGACTTACCCCATATTAACTTTCACGCTCAGACAGTCTTTGATGTCTTTGCATTGTTGGGAATACACTGCTGCTGGATGCCTCTGGTGGAGGCTTACCTCTGATGGAAACAAGGAATCGGTCATGTTGACATGCAACATGCCTTATCCTTCTTGTCCCCAAACATCACCCACCGGGGAGAGTCAGCAGacccacggaaatcttccagatCCATCTAGGCTTCCCATTCAAGGATTCCATCTAGCGTGCCAAAAACTGCATTCAGACGAAACCCTGGATGGCTCCATAGGCTGTCATTTCTGAAACAGACCCTTGGTCTCCCTTTCAATAGGTTTTTGGTTGTTTTCCAGCATttttccatagaaaataatataTGCTATTCTGTCTGGCCAAAATGTTGGAAACGAACGGAAACCTTCTGAGATAGCAGCCTATGGAATGGTTTAGGGTTCTGTCTTTCGGTGCAAAATGTATCTTTACATGCAGATTTGccacgtattttggtgcagattcgcTGTGGATTTCATCTCCTCATTCGAAGAGGTGAAAGTCTGCAGAATAAATTTACAATCTGCACTATTGGTTAATTTACGCTGCAGATTTTTCCCACAGCATTTGGATCAGTgtcttgaaatctcatccacatggtttGTAGTGTAATAGACTGTGCACTTTCCGTATttttcttggttctggtgccgtatctatgcagtaagcttggttctagtaagGTGTCTAtgtaataaacttgggtctggtACCGTATCTGTGTAAAAAGCTTGGTTCTACTACAGTGTCTATGTAATAAGCCTGCTTTTGGTGCtgtgtctatgtagtaagcttggttctgtaacGGGTGCGAGTACTAAAAGTGCCTATGGCCCTGCTATCGGGAGTTTCATTTATGCACTTTCACTATAGTGTTATTCAGTTGTACATTTTGTAAAACAAATATACAAAACAAAGACATATCAGTAATGTAAGGAAAACTTTTTCAGGAGTCAAGTTGGGCACAAATTCAAAACACAGCAGCAGAAAATACCCTCCGTTTGGGTCGCATCAGGATGGCAGCGCTGAACCTTTTCCAGACAATCACCAAACAGATGCATATCAAGTCTGACATATCTATAGAGGACACCGAACTGCAGCTGGAGAAGGTGACTATTCATTAGACATGCATTATTCATAACCCCTCTGTCTGAAAGCACAGGCGGCAAGTAAAAGTCTACCCACTGCAAGTCAGAGCATCTCAACAAAACCTCTAATAAAACATTCCCCTTCCCAATATTTCCCATAAGTTAAAGGAGTCATATGCTTTGCAGAAAATCTTCTTGTTTGTAAGGGATACTTAATTGcactttttttacaaattttcttATATTCGCTTGTAGTATTGATTTacgaaagttttttctttttaaagtacaGCGCCTATATAGGCACTTGTAGTGAGAACATGACCAGGTAAGTGTTCTGGATCCTGCAACGGAGGGAGCAAAGCGTTCCTGTGAAATGCCATACCTGTACAGCATACGGCTGGTGCAGGCTCAGGAAGTGAACCTGCGCCATCAGACCTGGAggtagctgtgactgacagctatggGTTCTCACTGGGATGGAGATTCCCGCCAGTTAGCCCTTACATGCTGCGACcaatattgattgtggcatgtgcaAGGTTAACAGAGGGAATAGCTCCCGCACTGACCCCAATGGGTTTCCATTGCAATCAGACACCAGTGAATGGCTTCTAATGTAAATGAAtggagataatacactgcagtacatcaCAGGTTCAACTATCCTACAGGAACATAAGGCTGGTTCACACGGGCCGAtcattgctcaaagatcgctcaaacgacagtttgagtgacagctttgagcgatcatcagctACTTGTCAGCtaaaagtgaaggacgatttttaggttagcttgaatttaacgatcagctaacagtgcccgaaaagcggacgatgggcgcacatttacacacgacgtttatcgctaaaacgatcgccgcttttttttttttttttaagcgatcatcggctggtgtaaatgggcctatggAAAGAGGTTAAAAAAACACTTCTGCACACTTTTCCCTTCTTGTgtttaaaagaaataaataaatttgATATAACCACATCCATACAATAGATTGAACATAGCTTTCGTTGTGCAGGATAAAATGTATGtaaaagaaaaaggcaaaaaaaatggagcccaaatgctttttttttgttaattttaattgattgctgagctctgtcattggctgcagcgcctgtggcGTCCTGTAAATGTGACATCAGAAGGGAGACCCGCAGCCGGGCCCGATGAGGATAGGCCTGTTTCTTGTTTTATAGTAGGCAGagctatttttaaattaaaaaaatataaataaatctcagaaaacccctttagtaaaAGCTATACAGggtgggggaaatttattaagccTTGCATTTCCAATGCCTTTTCATAAATTAGGCACATATAGCCACCTCCGTGCCTCTATACAGGAATGTATACCAGGTACAACTTGGTGTATAATTGCCAGCTTCTGGCATAAAGTATACAAAAATGTGTTGGTCTGATAGTTACTCCCCGTTTTTGGAAAAGTGGTGGACAGAAGTACAGAATGCCAAAagttgtggctttttttttttcatgagtaGGGTAAGGTGTAGATGCATGTTATACATGATAGAGGTACAATAGCATACTAGATGCTGTAGTAATCATTTTCAAGTATTATGGTACATATATCTGGTTCTGAGGATGCAAGTTTAGCTTATAACAAACAAAGGAAGAGTTTTTGGGAAAACAATggatgggaggggggaggggcggcAGGGTGGATAGGATAGGGTAGGAATA
This region of Eleutherodactylus coqui strain aEleCoq1 chromosome 5, aEleCoq1.hap1, whole genome shotgun sequence genomic DNA includes:
- the CFAP73 gene encoding cilia- and flagella-associated protein 73 is translated as MEGELREYFRAAFEEQLLVRMPEREDDFLTPATRLLEKKREMIEVEQALNTQKEEFQMKAESLQQRRAELEHKEEKLKDSLFKFDKFLKENDSKRKRALRKAGDERHLATQKEREAIRLQAENIRLQTRKEKLRHRQEKNNLYQHYLQTVLERTEEFQEVQEMIDRFNTLMATQEKLLKRELEHQERIERERAQLLHYQEEAHSQILEFNNQIADLQGRLEGAGAVVLEWESSWAQIQNTAAENTLRLGRIRMAALNLFQTITKQMHIKSDISIEDTELQLEKIKMCFMDLDAIFKDLKKSDVTTTVPATN